The Manihot esculenta cultivar AM560-2 chromosome 17, M.esculenta_v8, whole genome shotgun sequence genome contains the following window.
CAGTTGAGTCACAAGAAGAATGGGATAGGCGTCAAAATAGTTTGCCTAAGGAAAGTTAAAAAGCTATATTCAAAACAAAAGCAAGGTTGCTTGCCTCTTTCCTCCTTTCTGCTCTTTTGTCACTTCTGAAACTGAAAGCTGCAGTACTTGTCCTAGTGTCCCAATTAGTTGAGCTAACAGTCTGCTTAATTCTGCAATATAATCACTCAACAATTAAGTTCAGAATGTTGAAACATCAATATTTCAGATAGACATCATGCATCTAACAAACCCATTAGCTCTCTGACGTGCTCTAGGTTCAACTTTCTTTGATCCAGACGTTTCAGATTCAGTGCTTTTCCTTATCTTTGGTTCTCTGTCACTGGACAAAAAGAGAGGCATTTTAAAGGATGCAATCCATGTTACATGCAGATTTGCAATGGGCAAGAAACAGTAAGTACCTTTTGTTTGCAAGGTTTGATCTTGAATGAAAAATTTCAGAATCCTGAGAAGAATTATGGAGCAATTTCTAAAAATAATCTCAAATAAGAACGTGAAGGCATTTTGAAACATATGATTGAAAAATCTAGAATACTGGCTTAGTATGGCTGACCTCTCTTTTCAGAGTTCTGAGCTGCATTTGTCTGGTTGGAAAGGCGGCTTGTGGTAAGCTTTTTTCTGATTTCATTTTTTGTGGACTCTCTCTTTCCTTCCTATTTAGCTTCTTCATAGTTGTTTTTGATGCATCACTATGGTTGCTTCTCTGGACTTGACTGCTATTATCCTGAGACTTCAATCCAGACTTGCCACATTTACTTTCAGTTGGAGATCCCACCTGGAGTGAGAAAAATAACTGAGTACAGGTTACCATTAAACATGACATGGCGCAAAGTCTAATACCAACTTGGGGGTGGGGGGTGGGGGGGAATGACACTAAATAGGCATAGGCCCTATAAAAAAGCAAGAACGGGTCAAATTTATAGCATTGCATTGTTTTCCATGCTTTGAATGGTAAggttttttttggtttttaatCTTCCATTTGTTTTGCTTTTCTGCCCCTGAATAACATGGAATTGTAAATAGAAAAGAATCCAAACCTCTGGAGAAAGATTTTGCTCATATACAGAAGTAGTTTTAGAACTACCAACTGTTCCAGAGTCAGGGGATGGGTCAATAGGCCTAGATGACCCGTCCACTTTAGCAGTATTGTCATTAAGGTTCCCTTTCATTCCCATTTCTTGTCTGTCATTATTGTCATATCCAGTTTCAGTTTGCTGTGCTACATGAGGTTTAATGTCTTCAAAGACACCTCCTACCAAAACATTACCATTGGCCAAAGCAGCTTCCATCTGAGATTCAGAAGCTAAAACACCAGGATCTTTTTTTCCATATTCCTTCACCTCACATTCTCCATGATATTCTGAACCTTCAGGGCTCTCATTGAAATGAGCATATTTGCTGCAACTATTTGTATGATCAAATTGACCTCTTGCATATTCATCATTAAATTCTGTATATTCCAGAGTGTCATGTGCACTCTCCTCAGACCGAGGATAACTGCTACTTTCATTTGCattatcatcttcttctttttggccCACATTTTCAAAGACAGCATTCTCACTATGATATTCCATCCCATTTTGGCCCTCAAAAGAACCTGGTAGCCGCATACCCTTTTTCTTGAAATGGGCTTCAAAATAAGCTTTCTTCTCAATAACTGAACCTGGTTTTGAGTATTTCTCAACCTCGTCAAGATATCTATTGTGAGAGAAAGACGACCTCCTTTCCCAAGACAATTCTTCACTTTCAAATCTTCCAAATGATATGGAGCCAGAGTGCAAAGAATCTGTCTGCCCAATTCAAGAGTGGAAGTTAAGAAGGGAATGAGTTAGAAGTTAACAATAAAATGAGCTATCCATAGTTGTTGAGCAAGACCAACTACAATTTCAAGCATCCAAACTTCAACTGATGAAATCGTCGCAGAAAAATTTTACAGCAGCCTAGAGAATCTCGCATTCTAATAGCAAATTGCTATTCATATGGAAGTCATTAAGTTAACAAATTCACACAATCCAAAATTCGGGAAACACACCTACTTTTGATAAGTATAATCTTGCT
Protein-coding sequences here:
- the LOC110605193 gene encoding protein WVD2-like 7, which codes for MAGEFEEPYSISFQTDSLHSGSISFGRFESEELSWERRSSFSHNRYLDEVEKYSKPGSVIEKKAYFEAHFKKKGMRLPGSFEGQNGMEYHSENAVFENVGQKEEDDNANESSSYPRSEESAHDTLEYTEFNDEYARGQFDHTNSCSKYAHFNESPEGSEYHGECEVKEYGKKDPGVLASESQMEAALANGNVLVGGVFEDIKPHVAQQTETGYDNNDRQEMGMKGNLNDNTAKVDGSSRPIDPSPDSGTVGSSKTTSVYEQNLSPEVGSPTESKCGKSGLKSQDNSSQVQRSNHSDASKTTMKKLNRKERESPQKMKSEKSLPQAAFPTRQMQLRTLKREKLLHNSSQDSEIFHSRSNLANKSDREPKIRKSTESETSGSKKVEPRARQRANGIKQTVSSTNWDTRTSTAAFSFRSDKRAERRKEFYMKLEEKMHAKEAEMNHIQAKTQEKTEAEIKQFRKSLNFKATPMPSFYHAATQPGFNGNKAIFSKAKAAKIQQKSTTPASGAASRSQLLSKSGNNHDVSGVESVRTANLPESLGPTDCHEIEISEAGETLSVNSSHHPEALVKSSSAGKDSEKVKDSNLQRQHQRMVKCQRTRGLKASQRMGNGRTSSEMVRKGVESVGICSSSGMGSVAVGVTS